One region of Asterias rubens chromosome 5, eAstRub1.3, whole genome shotgun sequence genomic DNA includes:
- the LOC117290068 gene encoding tetratricopeptide repeat protein 22-like has product MEVHAEVSPGLFDLPLPINDKNIDKGAVQRKLLDVEHDLKSRLDRPEELAILNLLGVFKFSLKRFGDALEDFRAVLQKDPDNLNAMANMQHVLTKLYRMNEAKTFQSQLEGWNAHAAEGAASAQVLDPADQTVIKARSRCLAEQGYMFAAADIHTDDASNERYQQSNQIFKQALVCAGEAVDTPERDFWEFMIAKNANKLFTSFTYKEDRKKTQDYLEESVQLFYGLTQRSPGDPEYQWESWRNMADIFRRINLTKLLSHSLDQLKELRHYIESDPEECMKKAMEISPDNPRLLARYANFVYSLKRDTCTKRALDLLDRSISLDDSDYNFYAFSTRATIRLKTYQWKLRKSEEDSTRCTPPKLELLEMASADLERAIEFRNTSWNLMDLADVCCHKVKHYPSGDPSQRKCIEKAFDLLARAQECNDQKKVLKNVSRSRGRIFFDVGEYRQAIRCHQMAVDLEPAVTTFTGYYHELFRSYLCLMKSKQEDDIFHEMADSLRKAINKYGGGKLITHCFGRLRNEYINELRLFTEFCEKIVDNKGILYVLESKEPPSPLTPPKRQGGTLEKVWLNTPPSQQGTIEHVWANPTQPHRPKASLKVNLMDRFKPLSEKPELRGNRSDVGSTAVVGGTNTTDEDEGIAPLSGIRCTNVKQSSDQEPPGSRSDVRLAASQFEGSDTHEEEEEGIAPLVSRFGGMEFSVPSGQDVQEPGAQSQPPAGSPSGAVSPDKDQKFLFDFYVAHGESDEKWVEDTILHELTIMRDLKGCTYKKDATLGSWVYSGKLDLMKQCACILVLYGEDFKDEQYLVQQTLKLKKECGMNVIPIERDGLSVPDELSVMTSFNASAKRVDWNRLAQSIKNTKGAPSYNMGQGLKQ; this is encoded by the coding sequence ATGGAAGTTCACGCAGAAGTTTCTCCGGGACTTTTTGACTTGCCTCTTCCAATCAATGACAAGAACATCGACAAAGGTGCTGTTCAAAGGAAACTTCTGGATGTCGAACATGACTTGAAATCACGGCTAGACAGACCTGAAGAGCTCGCCATACTAAACCTCCTTGGTGTGTTCAAGTTCAGTCTCAAACGTTTCGGCGATGCACTGGAAGACTTCCGCGCTGTTCTTCAAAAGGACCCAGATAATCTGAACGCGATGGCCAATATGCAACACGTGTTGACTAAACTTTACAGAATGAACGAAGCCAAGACCTTCCAAAGTCAACTTGAAGGTTGGAATGCTCACGCTGCGGAGGGCGCCGCCAGTGCCCAGGTTTTAGACCCAGCAGATCAAACCGTTATTAAAGCAAGGTCGAGATGTCTAGCTGAGCAGGGTTACATGTTCGCTGCAGCTGACATTCACACAGATGATGCTAGTAACGAGAGATACCAGCAATCCAATCAGATCTTCAAGCAGGCACTCGTATGTGCAGGTGAAGCTGTTGACACACCGGAACGAGATTTCTGGGAGTTTATGATCGCTAAAAACGCCAACAAACTCTTTACTTCCTTCACATATAAGGAGGATCGGAAAAAGACTCAAGACTACTTGGAAGAATCTGTGCAACTATTTTACGGATTAACTCAAAGGAGTCCTGGCGACCCCGAGTATCAGTGGGAAAGCTGGCGTAACATGGCCGACATATTTCGTCGGATAAACCTAACAAAACTTCTGAGCCACAGCCTTGATCAATTGAAAGAATTGAGACATTACATCGAGTCTGATCCAGAGGAATGTATGAAGAAAGCAATGGAGATAAGTCCCGATAACCCAAGACTTCTTGCCCGCTATGCAAACTTTGTGTACTCTTTGAAAAGAGACACATGTACCAAGAGGGCGCTCGATTTGCTGGATAGATCAATCAGCCTGGATGACAGCGACTACAATTTCTACGCTTTCAGCACGAGGGCAACGATTCGTTTGAAAACCTACCAGTGGAAACTTAGGAAGTCAGAGGAAGACAGCACACGATGTACCCCGCCGAAACTTGAGCTCCTGGAAATGGCAAGTGCTGACCTGGAGAGAGCGATAGAATTTCGCAACACTTCGTGGAATCTGATGGACTTAGCTGATGTCTGTTGCCACAAAGTGAAACATTATCCATCGGGGGATCCATCACAGCGTAAGTGTATCGAAAAGGCTTTCGATTTACTCGCCCGAGCCCAGGAATGTAACGATCAAAAGAAGGTCCTCAAAAATGTCAGCCGGTCCCGCGGTCGGATCTTCTTTGACGTAGGCGAGTATCGGCAGGCAATACGTTGCCACCAAATGGCGGTAGATCTTGAGCCTGCTGTCACTACTTTCACAGGTTACTACCATGAGCTGTTTCGTAGCTACCTTTGTCTAATGAAGAGCAAACAAGAAGATGACATTTTTCATGAGATGGCAGATTCTTTGAGGAAAGCGATAAATAAATACGGAGGGGGTAAGCTAATAACCCATTGTTTTGGCCGCTTGCGAAATGAGTACATAAATGAATTACGGTTATTCACAGAGTTTTGTGAGAAGATTGTCGACAATAAGGGAATTTTGTACGTACTGGAGTCCAAGGAGCCTCCATCTCCGTTAACACCACCGAAAAGACAAGGTGGAACCCTTGAGAAAGTATGGTTAAACACACCACCGAGTCAGCAAGGAACCATTGAGCACGTATGGGCAAATCCAACCCAACCACATCGGCCAAAAGCTTCATTGAAGGTGAACCTAATGGATCGGTTCAAGCCACTTTCAGAGAAACCAGAGCTTCGTGGAAACAGGAGTGATGTGGGGTCGACGGCAGTGGTTGGAGGAACAAACACCACGGATGAAGATGAAGGTATAGCGCCACTGAGTGGAATCAGGTGCACGAATGTCAAACAGTCATCAGATCAGGAGCCTCCCGGCAGCAGAAGTGATGTAAGGTTGGCAGCTTCCCAGTTTGAAGGGTCAGACACccatgaggaggaggaggaaggtATAGCGCCACTGGTGAGTAGATTTGGGGGCATGGAGTTCAGCGTCCCATCAGGTCAGGATGTCCAAGAACCAGGAGCACAATCTCAGCCACCTGCTGGGTCTCCATCAGGCGCGGTGAGTCCTGACAAAGATCAAAAGTtcttgtttgatttctatgttgCACACGGAGAGAGTGACGAAAAATGGGTTGAGGACACCATTCTCCATGAGTTAACGATTATGCGAGACTTAAAGGGATGCACGTATAAAAAAGATGCAACCCTGGGGTCTTGGGTATATTCGGGTAAACTTGATCTGATGAAGCAGTGTGCCTGTATCTTGGTCCTCTATGGGGAAGATTTTAAAGATGAGCAGTACTTAGTGCAACAGACACTCAAATTAAAAAAGGAATGTGGTATGAATGTTATTCCAATAGAAAGGGATGGATTATCGGTACCTGATGAACTAAGCGTCATGACAAGTTTTAATGCCAGTGCTAAGAGAGTAGATTGGAATAGACTGGCGCAGTCCATTAAAAACACGAAGGGTGCCCCTAGCTATAATATGGGACAAGGACTGAAACAATGA